The proteins below come from a single Ruegeria sp. THAF33 genomic window:
- a CDS encoding DUF2059 domain-containing protein, which translates to MHRVFLAIAFVLWGAQLLADQRVDRLAQAMHLSHVMEILVQEGQGHREELDETLLDNTGGAFFEAQVKDIYEPVWMQKFLTDAFEAGLSVAQLDQAILFFESDLGQTIVSLENSARQAMSDPAIEDMAREAYESVERDSTRFELVDEYIQANDLVEKNVHGALSSDYSFFQGLDVDAQGDDQELLAELLSQKESRAAETEAWLYSFLLMAYRPLDETQMRENIAFSRTETGRALNEALFDGFDRMFNDISFRLGRAVAQTLRASDL; encoded by the coding sequence ATGCACCGCGTTTTTCTGGCGATTGCGTTTGTTCTGTGGGGCGCTCAATTGCTGGCCGATCAAAGGGTCGACCGGCTGGCGCAGGCCATGCATCTTTCGCATGTGATGGAAATTCTCGTACAGGAAGGTCAAGGGCACCGCGAGGAACTTGACGAAACGCTGTTGGACAATACCGGCGGCGCGTTTTTTGAAGCGCAGGTCAAAGACATTTACGAACCGGTCTGGATGCAGAAATTCCTGACGGATGCCTTTGAGGCGGGTCTGTCCGTTGCGCAGCTTGATCAGGCGATCCTGTTTTTCGAAAGCGATCTTGGTCAGACGATCGTGTCGCTGGAAAACTCGGCCCGGCAGGCGATGTCGGACCCGGCCATCGAGGACATGGCCCGCGAAGCTTACGAGTCCGTTGAGCGCGACTCGACTCGTTTCGAGTTGGTCGATGAGTACATCCAGGCAAATGACCTTGTCGAAAAGAACGTTCATGGGGCGCTGAGTTCCGACTACAGCTTCTTTCAGGGTCTTGATGTCGACGCGCAAGGCGACGATCAGGAATTGCTGGCCGAACTTCTGTCACAGAAAGAAAGCCGCGCAGCGGAAACCGAGGCGTGGCTTTATTCCTTTCTTCTGATGGCCTATCGGCCGTTGGACGAGACCCAGATGCGTGAGAATATTGCGTTCTCCAGAACCGAAACCGGGCGCGCCCTGAATGAGGCGCTGTTCGACGGCTTTGACCGCATGTTCAACGATATCTCTTTCCGGTTGGGGCGGGCGGTCGCACAGACACTTAGGGCGTCTGATCTCTGA
- a CDS encoding branched-chain amino acid ABC transporter permease: MRIIFKTDYMQDIRPWKDRYQLVLYLILLTVVAAAPWWLDEFYLGELTNVLIWAIAGLGLMVLTGHTGQVSLGHAAFLAFGCYANVALIEAGVPFLLAFPLAGILTGIAGVTVAIPALRLHGIYLAIFTMALSILMDDIIVLSEPITGGVAGKYVGGVEIFGHLVDRWGTPDQFFWLVLTVAVLVTLGYINLLRAPLGRSFIAVRDSEVSAQAMGIDIARTKMISFALSCAVTGWAGALMGLFAGAFNNETFSVLISIQLLMMIVIGGLGSIHGAFLGAIVIGFLPQFLSISKEYAGALFGGNTVAIPGLEFGIFGMILIAFILFEPMGIYGRWLKIRTWFELFPFYRKDMFKRQKSYLKTERLR, encoded by the coding sequence ATGCGGATCATCTTCAAAACCGACTACATGCAGGATATCCGCCCGTGGAAAGACCGTTACCAGCTTGTCCTGTATCTGATCCTTCTGACGGTGGTTGCCGCAGCCCCCTGGTGGCTGGATGAGTTCTATCTCGGCGAGCTGACCAACGTCCTGATCTGGGCCATCGCCGGGTTGGGTCTGATGGTCCTGACCGGGCATACAGGGCAAGTCAGTCTGGGCCACGCGGCCTTTCTGGCTTTTGGCTGCTATGCCAACGTTGCCCTGATTGAGGCCGGGGTGCCCTTTCTTCTCGCCTTTCCGCTGGCCGGCATCCTGACGGGGATCGCGGGCGTGACCGTTGCGATCCCTGCCCTGCGCCTGCATGGCATCTATCTGGCCATCTTCACCATGGCTCTTTCGATCCTGATGGACGACATCATCGTTCTGTCCGAACCCATCACCGGCGGCGTTGCGGGCAAATATGTCGGCGGGGTCGAAATCTTCGGCCATTTGGTGGACCGCTGGGGAACGCCCGATCAGTTTTTCTGGCTGGTCCTGACCGTCGCCGTTCTGGTCACACTGGGATATATCAACCTGCTGCGCGCGCCTTTGGGGCGCAGCTTCATCGCGGTGCGCGACTCTGAGGTTTCGGCCCAGGCGATGGGCATCGACATCGCGCGGACAAAGATGATCTCATTCGCGTTGTCCTGCGCGGTGACGGGCTGGGCCGGGGCGCTGATGGGGTTGTTCGCCGGAGCGTTCAACAACGAAACCTTCAGTGTTCTGATCTCGATCCAACTGCTTATGATGATCGTCATCGGCGGGCTGGGATCGATCCATGGCGCATTTCTGGGCGCGATCGTGATCGGGTTCCTGCCGCAGTTTCTGTCGATCTCAAAAGAATATGCCGGTGCCCTGTTCGGCGGCAATACAGTCGCCATTCCGGGGTTGGAGTTCGGCATCTTCGGCATGATTCTGATCGCCTTCATCCTGTTCGAACCCATGGGCATCTATGGCCGCTGGCTGAAGATCCGCACGTGGTTCGAGCTGTTCCCCTTCTATCGAAAAGACATGTTCAAACGGCAGAAATCCTATCTCAAGACGGAGCGTCTGAGATGA
- a CDS encoding LysE family translocator — protein MTVATTSFLIFAASQVGTPGPANMVLLGTGARFGFRAALPFVGGVILGKQLIIWPVGFGLLHLADQAPAVFTVLKYASAAYIFWLAWKIANTRLSRQQAEGNAPGFLAGLIVHPLNPKAWAMIIAGFTGFVAAGTPSFEATVTIALCLLFCQVILHPIWTFAGDRIAHAVEGRPVEKYLMWTLAGLTVASVLFVLFGGGTHP, from the coding sequence ATGACAGTCGCAACCACCAGTTTCCTGATCTTTGCCGCCAGCCAGGTCGGCACGCCAGGACCGGCCAACATGGTCCTGCTGGGTACTGGTGCGCGTTTTGGATTTCGCGCCGCGTTGCCTTTTGTCGGGGGTGTTATCCTTGGGAAGCAGTTGATCATTTGGCCGGTCGGCTTTGGATTGCTGCATCTCGCGGATCAGGCACCCGCGGTGTTTACGGTGCTTAAATACGCGTCAGCGGCCTATATTTTTTGGCTGGCGTGGAAGATCGCCAACACGCGTTTGTCGCGACAACAGGCTGAAGGGAACGCCCCCGGCTTTCTGGCCGGGCTGATTGTTCATCCGCTCAACCCCAAGGCCTGGGCCATGATCATTGCCGGTTTCACCGGGTTCGTGGCTGCGGGCACCCCCAGTTTCGAAGCGACGGTTACGATTGCTCTGTGTTTGTTGTTTTGCCAGGTGATCCTTCATCCGATCTGGACTTTTGCGGGCGATAGAATTGCCCATGCGGTTGAAGGACGACCCGTTGAAAAATATCTGATGTGGACGTTGGCAGGCCTTACGGTTGCGTCCGTACTTTTCGTGTTGTTCGGAGGAGGAACACACCCATGA
- a CDS encoding ABC transporter ATP-binding protein encodes MSLLEFENVTLKFGGLTAVDDLSFDVREGEVFAIVGPNGAGKSTVFNLISRFYDPVDGAIRYDGHDLLRVKPSGVAAYGVARTFQNIELFEHATVLQNLLVGRHRHRRTNLISEILFTPSAKRQELENRDKVERIIDFLDLQAYRDKMISGLPYGVRKVVEVARALATDPKLLLLDEPASGLSVEETTDMRWWIDDIRRQMGITVLMVEHDMGLVSGVSDRVLAMADGAKLALGTPAEVQSHPAVIEAYLGKAS; translated from the coding sequence ATGAGCTTGCTGGAGTTCGAAAATGTCACCCTCAAGTTCGGCGGCCTGACGGCGGTGGATGACCTGTCATTCGACGTTCGGGAAGGTGAAGTCTTTGCTATCGTCGGTCCAAACGGTGCGGGCAAGTCCACTGTTTTCAACCTGATTTCCCGGTTCTACGATCCCGTTGACGGGGCGATCCGGTATGACGGTCATGATCTGCTTCGGGTCAAACCGTCCGGTGTCGCCGCCTATGGCGTAGCGCGGACATTTCAGAACATCGAGCTGTTCGAACACGCAACCGTTCTGCAAAACCTGCTGGTCGGACGGCATCGCCACCGCAGGACAAACTTGATTTCCGAGATTCTGTTCACCCCGTCGGCAAAACGACAGGAACTGGAAAACCGCGATAAAGTCGAACGGATCATCGACTTTCTCGACCTGCAAGCCTATCGCGACAAGATGATATCGGGGCTGCCCTACGGCGTGCGCAAAGTGGTCGAAGTTGCACGGGCTTTGGCAACTGACCCAAAACTCTTGCTGCTGGATGAGCCGGCCTCGGGGTTGTCCGTGGAAGAAACAACGGACATGCGTTGGTGGATCGATGATATCCGACGGCAGATGGGCATCACCGTTTTGATGGTAGAACATGACATGGGCCTGGTCTCGGGCGTGTCAGACCGGGTTCTGGCCATGGCAGACGGCGCAAAACTGGCGCTTGGGACCCCGGCCGAAGTTCAATCGCACCCGGCAGTGATCGAAGCCTATCTTGGGAAGGCTTCATGA
- a CDS encoding 50S ribosomal protein L21 — MFAVLKTGGKQYKVQAGDILRVEKLAADAGEKVQFNDVLMLGGDAPVVGAPFIEGAGVQAEVIEQIKGDKVIKFVKRRRKHSSKRTVGHRQKLTLVKITDILSSGADKSGIKAATGSAPAGEAAPAAKPAKKAEAKAEAPAAAAADDLTKLNGVGPAAAKKLAEAGIESFAALAALSDEQIAAIETVKVKPEWVEQAKELAKG, encoded by the coding sequence ATGTTTGCGGTCCTCAAGACTGGCGGCAAGCAGTACAAGGTTCAGGCGGGTGATATCCTCCGCGTTGAAAAGCTGGCTGCCGACGCAGGTGAAAAAGTTCAATTCAACGATGTTCTGATGCTGGGTGGCGACGCTCCGGTCGTTGGCGCACCGTTCATCGAAGGCGCGGGCGTTCAGGCCGAAGTTATCGAACAGATCAAAGGTGACAAGGTCATCAAGTTCGTCAAGCGTCGTCGTAAGCACAGCTCGAAGCGTACCGTTGGCCACCGTCAGAAGCTGACACTGGTCAAGATCACCGACATCCTGTCGTCGGGCGCTGACAAGTCGGGCATCAAGGCTGCAACCGGTTCGGCTCCGGCTGGCGAAGCGGCACCTGCTGCAAAGCCTGCCAAGAAAGCCGAAGCCAAGGCAGAGGCACCTGCCGCTGCTGCTGCGGACGATCTGACCAAGCTGAACGGCGTCGGCCCTGCCGCTGCCAAGAAGCTTGCCGAAGCCGGTATCGAGAGCTTTGCCGCTCTGGCCGCCTTGTCGGACGAGCAGATTGCTGCTATCGAAACGGTCAAAGTGAAACCCGAATGGGTTGAGCAGGCCAAAGAGCTGGCCAAAGGCTAA
- a CDS encoding branched-chain amino acid ABC transporter permease — protein MDNAQLLISGLANGCVYGLIALGFVLIYKATEAVNFAQGDFMMLGAFVTIGLTNTEYMGLPFWQALPISLGIMGALGYLLDRLIIRRLFGESQTAVVILTIALGFVIRFVAGLIWGHEPQTLQNPLAGKELRFGGLVLGLEDVAVIVVTILLTWGLYVFFNRSKLGLAMQGASQNQLAAYYMGVPVKRVQGFIWALAGIVAGIAGILFAAKGAVDPTTGLLGIKAFAAAVIGGFGSLPGALAGGLVVGVIEPFASRYIAAGYSQIAPYALLLAVLIFRPNGLFSQVRVKKV, from the coding sequence TTGGATAACGCGCAGCTGCTGATCAGCGGACTGGCAAACGGGTGTGTCTATGGCCTGATCGCGCTTGGCTTTGTTCTGATCTACAAGGCGACCGAAGCGGTAAATTTCGCGCAGGGCGATTTCATGATGCTGGGGGCCTTTGTCACCATCGGCCTGACCAATACCGAATATATGGGCCTGCCGTTCTGGCAGGCCCTGCCGATCTCGCTGGGGATCATGGGGGCATTGGGATATCTTCTGGATCGCCTGATCATCCGTCGCCTGTTTGGCGAAAGTCAGACCGCCGTCGTTATCCTGACCATCGCACTGGGCTTCGTGATCCGTTTCGTGGCCGGATTGATCTGGGGGCACGAACCGCAAACGCTGCAAAACCCGCTTGCGGGGAAAGAGCTGCGCTTTGGCGGCCTTGTGCTGGGGCTGGAGGATGTCGCCGTTATCGTCGTCACCATCCTGCTGACATGGGGCCTTTACGTCTTTTTCAACCGTTCCAAGCTCGGGCTGGCTATGCAGGGGGCGTCGCAAAACCAGCTGGCGGCGTATTACATGGGCGTGCCTGTCAAGCGGGTTCAGGGGTTCATCTGGGCGCTGGCCGGGATCGTGGCGGGGATTGCAGGCATTCTGTTCGCCGCCAAGGGCGCCGTGGATCCGACAACGGGATTGCTGGGCATCAAGGCATTTGCCGCCGCCGTCATCGGCGGGTTCGGAAGCCTGCCCGGGGCGCTGGCCGGTGGTCTTGTCGTCGGGGTGATCGAGCCTTTCGCCAGCCGCTATATCGCGGCGGGTTACAGCCAGATCGCGCCATACGCCCTGCTGCTTGCCGTGCTGATCTTTCGCCCCAACGGGTTGTTCAGTCAGGTTCGGGTCAAAAAGGTCTGA
- a CDS encoding GNAT family N-acetyltransferase, which yields MKLETIINQPVIETERFDLRPLRRSDMGLIEHYAGDERVARMTTSIAHPLAPGSTEAFVTRSMAEDRDEDVWVMDATKDGGPELIGLITLKRLDRNQSEVGYWVAPIYWNTGIASMAVEALVNANPLKNATMFASVFQDNPASARVLTHCGFQYLGDAESYSVARDANVPTWTYSKKL from the coding sequence ATGAAACTTGAAACAATAATAAATCAGCCGGTCATAGAAACCGAGCGGTTCGATCTGCGCCCTCTGCGTCGGTCGGATATGGGGCTGATCGAGCACTATGCCGGTGATGAGCGTGTGGCGCGCATGACGACGAGTATCGCACATCCTTTGGCCCCCGGCTCGACCGAGGCCTTTGTGACGCGCTCGATGGCCGAAGACCGGGACGAGGACGTCTGGGTCATGGATGCCACCAAGGACGGCGGTCCGGAACTGATTGGTCTGATCACGCTGAAGCGGCTGGATCGGAACCAGTCCGAAGTGGGCTATTGGGTGGCGCCGATCTACTGGAACACCGGCATTGCGTCGATGGCTGTCGAAGCACTGGTAAATGCTAACCCGCTGAAAAACGCGACGATGTTTGCCAGCGTGTTTCAGGACAATCCGGCATCGGCCCGGGTCCTGACTCATTGCGGGTTCCAGTATCTTGGCGATGCAGAAAGCTATTCGGTGGCGCGTGATGCGAATGTGCCCACCTGGACATACAGTAAAAAACTCTGA
- the rpmA gene encoding 50S ribosomal protein L27, producing MAHKKAGGSSRNGRDSAGRRLGVKLYGGQAAIAGNIIVRQRGTKFWPGEGVGMGKDHTIFATTDGAVKFHKGLKNRTFISVLPVAEAAE from the coding sequence ATGGCACATAAAAAAGCTGGCGGTTCCTCCCGTAACGGCCGCGACTCAGCGGGTCGTCGCCTTGGCGTGAAACTGTATGGTGGCCAGGCTGCCATCGCAGGCAACATCATCGTGCGTCAGCGCGGCACCAAGTTCTGGCCGGGCGAAGGCGTCGGTATGGGCAAAGATCACACCATCTTTGCAACCACTGATGGCGCCGTGAAGTTCCACAAGGGGCTCAAAAACCGCACCTTCATTTCGGTCCTGCCAGTGGCGGAGGCCGCAGAGTAA
- a CDS encoding DUF2059 domain-containing protein — MIQFVRRSAFWFLAPLFALVLIPLELSAASRDRIEAFLTTTGFDVALESIALSSRSAPQMLGIDPDGFGSDWTRLANEVFDVGAMHETAVSILEQTLSDEALTHAVDFYASDLGQRLVEAENASHMLEDDEAKQLEGQKIIADLIKDGSQRVESFKRMNKAIDSTGTAVRALQEIQVRFLLAASASGVIDLQLDADELRALMKRNEAGMRQSLQLSSLAGAAYTYQDFSDADVDSYVEALEQPLMQEVYELLNAIQYEIMAMRFEVLAARMAELHPAQDI, encoded by the coding sequence ATGATACAGTTTGTACGCCGCTCCGCCTTTTGGTTTCTGGCCCCGCTCTTTGCGCTTGTTCTAATCCCTTTGGAACTTTCCGCCGCCAGCCGTGATCGGATAGAGGCCTTTCTGACCACAACCGGGTTTGATGTTGCCCTGGAAAGCATCGCGCTGAGCTCGAGGTCTGCCCCTCAGATGCTGGGGATTGATCCCGATGGCTTCGGATCGGACTGGACGCGTCTGGCAAACGAAGTTTTTGACGTCGGTGCCATGCACGAAACCGCGGTTTCCATCCTCGAACAAACCTTGAGTGATGAGGCCCTGACACACGCGGTTGACTTTTATGCATCGGATCTGGGTCAGCGCTTGGTAGAGGCCGAAAACGCCTCGCATATGCTCGAGGACGATGAGGCCAAGCAACTGGAAGGCCAAAAAATCATCGCAGACCTGATCAAGGACGGATCGCAACGGGTCGAGAGTTTCAAGCGTATGAACAAGGCGATCGATTCGACCGGTACCGCAGTACGGGCCCTGCAAGAAATTCAGGTGCGTTTTCTTCTGGCAGCCAGCGCATCAGGTGTCATTGACCTGCAACTTGATGCGGATGAATTGCGTGCGCTGATGAAGCGGAACGAAGCCGGTATGCGCCAGTCGCTGCAACTGTCCAGCCTTGCGGGGGCAGCGTATACCTATCAGGACTTTTCCGATGCGGATGTCGACTCGTATGTCGAGGCGCTGGAACAACCCCTGATGCAGGAAGTGTATGAACTGCTGAACGCGATCCAATACGAAATCATGGCCATGCGGTTCGAAGTACTTGCGGCCCGAATGGCCGAACTGCATCCCGCGCAGGATATTTGA
- the obgE gene encoding GTPase ObgE, with amino-acid sequence MKFLDLAKVYIRSGAGGSGCVSFRREKYIEYGGPDGGDGGRGGSVWAEVVDGLNTLIDFRYQQHFFAKNGQPGRGQQRTGKDGDDIVLRVPVGTEILDEDEETVICDLTEVGQRVLLAKGGNGGFGNLHFKSATNQAPRRANPGQAGIDRTIWLRLKLIADVGLLGMPNAGKSTFLAATSNARPKIADYPFTTLHPNLGVVGVDNVEFVVADIPGLIEGAHEGRGIGDRFLGHVERCAVLLHLVDGTSETVADDYRTIIHELEAYGGELAQKPRITVLNKVDALDDEERDLAKAELEEAVGGPVMMMSGVAHHGVTEVLRALRGQIDDNRVRQKPTEEAQPWQP; translated from the coding sequence ATGAAATTTCTCGATCTTGCAAAGGTCTACATCCGGTCCGGGGCCGGCGGTAGCGGCTGCGTCAGCTTCCGACGCGAAAAATACATCGAATACGGCGGCCCTGACGGTGGGGACGGCGGCAGGGGCGGGTCTGTCTGGGCCGAAGTCGTGGACGGGCTGAACACCCTGATCGACTTCCGGTATCAGCAGCATTTCTTTGCCAAGAACGGCCAGCCGGGCAGGGGCCAGCAACGTACCGGCAAGGATGGCGATGACATTGTCCTGCGCGTGCCTGTCGGCACCGAGATCCTGGATGAGGATGAAGAAACCGTTATCTGCGATCTGACTGAGGTGGGTCAGCGCGTTCTGCTGGCAAAAGGGGGCAATGGCGGCTTCGGCAATCTGCACTTCAAGTCAGCCACCAACCAGGCCCCCCGGCGTGCAAATCCGGGGCAGGCCGGCATTGACCGCACGATCTGGCTGCGTCTGAAGCTGATCGCCGATGTGGGCCTGCTGGGCATGCCAAATGCAGGCAAATCGACCTTTCTTGCAGCCACGTCAAACGCGCGGCCCAAGATCGCGGATTATCCGTTTACCACGCTGCACCCAAATCTGGGTGTCGTGGGGGTCGACAATGTGGAATTCGTGGTGGCCGACATCCCCGGCCTGATCGAAGGCGCGCATGAGGGCCGCGGGATCGGAGACCGCTTTCTTGGTCATGTTGAGCGCTGCGCCGTGCTGCTGCATCTTGTCGATGGTACCTCGGAAACGGTTGCCGATGACTACCGCACGATTATCCACGAGCTTGAGGCCTATGGCGGCGAGCTGGCCCAGAAACCCCGGATCACCGTCCTGAACAAGGTCGATGCACTGGATGACGAAGAACGTGATTTGGCCAAAGCCGAGCTTGAAGAGGCCGTTGGCGGCCCGGTGATGATGATGTCCGGTGTTGCTCATCATGGTGTAACCGAGGTTTTGCGCGCGTTGCGCGGCCAGATCGATGACAATCGTGTGCGTCAGAAACCCACTGAGGAGGCGCAGCCTTGGCAACCCTGA
- a CDS encoding zinc-binding dehydrogenase: protein MTDLPQTMFAAILKHDGYSGTATGPAIENAADWLEEAEVPKPEPGPGQVLIRLRAASVNPSDLHFIKGEYGQPRVKGSPAGFEGCGDVVAAGKGAEALQGQRVAFVAAGSGAWAEYVVTQMQMCIPLRPDISDDDGAAQIVNPMTAMAMVDMAKADGDAFVVSAATSQLGKLMCSLGRDLGLKPIALVRRAETAEMLKDLGAAEVLVTTDEDIVAKFADLSAQLKPRVFLDAVTDQLSEQLFCAMPNRARWISYGKLSTEAPSLTQTGQLIFMGKRIEGFWLTSWMMSTPPADQMRVVAEVQARFADGRWKTDVSEHLTLRNLVPNLADALKKSDGKVIITP from the coding sequence ATGACCGACCTGCCCCAGACTATGTTCGCCGCAATCCTAAAGCATGACGGGTATTCCGGTACCGCCACCGGACCGGCCATTGAAAACGCCGCCGACTGGTTGGAAGAAGCAGAAGTTCCCAAGCCGGAACCCGGCCCGGGCCAGGTGCTGATCCGGTTGCGCGCGGCTTCGGTCAATCCGTCCGATCTGCATTTCATCAAGGGGGAATACGGGCAGCCTAGGGTCAAGGGATCCCCCGCCGGCTTTGAAGGATGCGGAGACGTCGTAGCCGCCGGCAAGGGCGCCGAGGCCCTGCAAGGGCAACGCGTCGCGTTCGTCGCCGCCGGATCGGGGGCCTGGGCGGAGTATGTCGTCACGCAGATGCAGATGTGCATCCCTCTGCGCCCTGATATCTCGGACGATGACGGGGCCGCCCAGATCGTCAATCCAATGACGGCGATGGCCATGGTGGATATGGCCAAGGCCGACGGCGATGCCTTTGTCGTATCAGCCGCGACCAGCCAGTTGGGCAAGCTGATGTGCAGCCTTGGTCGGGATCTGGGTTTGAAGCCGATCGCTTTGGTGCGTCGGGCCGAGACCGCAGAGATGTTGAAAGACCTTGGCGCTGCCGAAGTGCTTGTGACAACCGACGAAGACATTGTCGCAAAGTTTGCGGATCTGAGCGCGCAGCTGAAACCGCGCGTGTTTCTAGATGCCGTAACGGACCAATTGTCCGAACAATTGTTCTGTGCCATGCCCAACCGGGCGCGCTGGATCAGTTATGGCAAGCTGTCTACCGAGGCGCCGTCGCTGACTCAGACAGGGCAGTTGATTTTCATGGGAAAGCGGATCGAAGGGTTCTGGCTGACAAGCTGGATGATGTCGACCCCGCCCGCCGATCAGATGCGTGTCGTGGCCGAGGTTCAGGCCCGGTTTGCCGATGGGCGCTGGAAAACGGATGTTTCTGAACACCTTACACTCAGAAATCTTGTGCCAAACCTGGCTGATGCGCTGAAAAAGAGTGACGGCAAGGTGATAATAACGCCATAG
- the proB gene encoding glutamate 5-kinase, protein MATLTSARRLVVKIGSALLVDRETGLLRKEWLFSLAQDVAWLKGQGTDVILVSSGSIALGRGVLGLSMATLPLEKSQAAAAVGQIRLARAYEEALTPHGITTAQVLVTLEDSEDRRRYLNSRATLETLLGLGVVPIVNENDTVATDEIRYGDNDRLAAQIAVTVGADQLILLSDVDGFYSGNPNEDASATRFETIDTITPEIEAMAGDAGSGLSKGGMKTKLLAAKMATGGGCAMAITEGSVLNPLKTLENGANSTWFTATLDPHAARKRWISAMKPRGEITIDEGAANALANGKSLLPAGIVEVTGDFGRGDPVAILDPKARRLAQGISRYTAREADAIKGRKSSEIEATLGYPGRAALIHRDDLAL, encoded by the coding sequence TTGGCAACCCTGACTTCAGCGCGCCGATTGGTTGTCAAAATCGGGTCGGCTTTGCTGGTTGATCGCGAAACCGGCTTGTTGCGCAAGGAATGGTTGTTTTCGTTGGCGCAGGATGTCGCATGGCTCAAGGGGCAGGGGACAGATGTAATCCTCGTCTCCTCCGGATCGATTGCACTGGGCCGCGGCGTTTTGGGTCTGTCCATGGCGACATTGCCGTTGGAAAAGTCGCAAGCTGCCGCCGCAGTCGGGCAAATTCGTCTGGCGCGCGCGTATGAAGAGGCGTTGACACCTCATGGGATCACCACGGCGCAGGTTTTGGTGACATTGGAGGACAGCGAGGATCGCCGCCGCTATCTGAATTCACGCGCGACCCTGGAAACGCTGCTGGGTTTGGGTGTCGTGCCGATCGTCAACGAAAACGATACCGTGGCAACGGATGAGATCCGGTATGGCGACAATGATCGTCTGGCCGCGCAAATTGCCGTGACCGTGGGGGCGGATCAGTTGATCCTGCTGTCGGATGTCGATGGCTTCTATTCGGGCAACCCCAACGAGGACGCCTCGGCCACGCGTTTCGAAACGATCGACACGATCACGCCCGAGATCGAAGCCATGGCGGGCGATGCGGGCTCTGGCCTGTCAAAGGGCGGAATGAAGACAAAGCTGCTGGCCGCCAAGATGGCCACCGGGGGCGGATGTGCGATGGCGATCACTGAAGGATCGGTTCTGAATCCTCTGAAAACGCTGGAAAATGGCGCGAACTCGACGTGGTTTACCGCAACGCTGGACCCGCATGCTGCGCGCAAACGTTGGATTTCGGCCATGAAACCGCGTGGCGAAATCACCATCGATGAAGGGGCTGCCAATGCGCTGGCAAATGGCAAAAGCCTGTTGCCCGCGGGTATTGTTGAAGTGACCGGCGATTTCGGGCGCGGCGACCCCGTTGCGATCCTTGACCCCAAGGCCCGCCGGCTGGCGCAGGGGATCAGCCGTTACACCGCGCGGGAGGCTGACGCGATCAAGGGGCGCAAGTCGTCCGAGATCGAGGCGACACTTGGATATCCCGGCCGTGCGGCCTTGATTCACCGGGATGATCTGGCCCTGTAA